A genomic window from Megalobrama amblycephala isolate DHTTF-2021 linkage group LG2, ASM1881202v1, whole genome shotgun sequence includes:
- the cdc37l1 gene encoding hsp90 co-chaperone Cdc37-like 1 isoform X2: protein MEWFGGGVLQTEQDRKENMPRTHPHEPSAESMASLCLSQQRCVKASIASQWQLAEAQDQLCGLELHSSESVEQEHARALASSAELSQIEQEWRHKERMLGRSPTLCPEVSRDVFDKSIINISQSWPNESDHDKNLGFNQRNEELLKHFGMLRRWDDSQRFLAEYHHLICEETANYLILWCFRLQAEQKEALMEQVAHQAVVMQFILEMARNTQQDPRGCFRQFFQKAKAGQEGYLDVFHTELEAFKHRVKEYTMKSKGETQKDPVHQNTSPGYRLDPKEVLESLPPVAEYHVKRCLEAGLWTNIPRSSKEESSETDEWRMMET from the exons ATGGAGTGGTTTGGAGGCGGCGTGTTACAAACTGAACAGGACCGAAAGGAAAACATGCCCCGCACACACCCACACGAG CCCAGTGCAGAGAGCATGGCGTCTCTGTGCCTGAGTCAGCAGCGCTGTGTGAAGGCCTCTATCGCGTCCCAGTGGCAGCTGGCAGAAGCGCAGGACCAGCTCTGCGGTTTGGAGCTTCACAGCTCAGAATCTGTCGAGCAGGAGCATGCCAGAGCCCTGGCCTCCTCTGCTGAGCTTTCACAGATCGAACAGGAGTGGAGACATAAAGAGAGGATGCTGGGAAGGAGTCCCACTCTGTGTCCGGAGGTCAGCCGTGATGTATTTGACAAG AGTATCATAAACATTTCACAGTCTTGGCCTAATGAATCTGATCACGATAAGAACTTAGGCTTCAACCAGCGTAATGAAGAACTCTTGAAACATTTTG GGATGTTGAGGAGGTGGGATGATAGTCAGCGCTTTCTAGCAGAGTACCACCATCTCATCTGTGAAGAAACGGCCAATTACCTGATCCTGTGGTGCTTCCGTCTACAGGCAGAGCAA AAAGAGGCCTTAATGGAGCAGGTGGCTCATCAGGCAGTCGTCATGCAGTTTATTCTGGAAATGGCCCGCAACACTCAGCAGGACCCACGAGGCTGCTTCCGTCAGTTCTTTCAGAAAGCCAAA gcaggGCAGGAGGGATACTTGGACGTCTTCCACACAGAGCTCGAAGCCTTCAAGCACAGAGTTAAAGAGTataccatgaaatcaaaaggAGAAACCCAAAAGGATCCAGTACATCAAAATACATCACCAGGCTATCGTCTTGACCCCAAGGAGGTTTTGGAGTCTTTGCCACCG GTAGCAGAATACCACGTGAAACGATGCCTGGAGGCAGGACTTTGGACGAATATACCACGATCCTCCAAAGAGGAGAGTTCAGAAACAGACGAGTGGAGAATGATGGAGACCTAG
- the cdc37l1 gene encoding hsp90 co-chaperone Cdc37-like 1 isoform X1 gives MEWFGGGVLQTEQDRKENMPRTHPHEPSAESMASLCLSQQRCVKASIASQWQLAEAQDQLCGLELHSSESVEQEHARALASSAELSQIEQEWRHKERMLGRSPTLCPEVSRDVFDKSIINISQSWPNESDHDKNLGFNQRNEELLKHFGMLRRWDDSQRFLAEYHHLICEETANYLILWCFRLQAEQKEALMEQVAHQAVVMQFILEMARNTQQDPRGCFRQFFQKAKAGQEGYLDVFHTELEAFKHRVKEYTMKSKGETQKDPVHQNTSPGYRLDPKEVLESLPPELKTCIQMQDMQILQNVLSNMNPQVAEYHVKRCLEAGLWTNIPRSSKEESSETDEWRMMET, from the exons ATGGAGTGGTTTGGAGGCGGCGTGTTACAAACTGAACAGGACCGAAAGGAAAACATGCCCCGCACACACCCACACGAG CCCAGTGCAGAGAGCATGGCGTCTCTGTGCCTGAGTCAGCAGCGCTGTGTGAAGGCCTCTATCGCGTCCCAGTGGCAGCTGGCAGAAGCGCAGGACCAGCTCTGCGGTTTGGAGCTTCACAGCTCAGAATCTGTCGAGCAGGAGCATGCCAGAGCCCTGGCCTCCTCTGCTGAGCTTTCACAGATCGAACAGGAGTGGAGACATAAAGAGAGGATGCTGGGAAGGAGTCCCACTCTGTGTCCGGAGGTCAGCCGTGATGTATTTGACAAG AGTATCATAAACATTTCACAGTCTTGGCCTAATGAATCTGATCACGATAAGAACTTAGGCTTCAACCAGCGTAATGAAGAACTCTTGAAACATTTTG GGATGTTGAGGAGGTGGGATGATAGTCAGCGCTTTCTAGCAGAGTACCACCATCTCATCTGTGAAGAAACGGCCAATTACCTGATCCTGTGGTGCTTCCGTCTACAGGCAGAGCAA AAAGAGGCCTTAATGGAGCAGGTGGCTCATCAGGCAGTCGTCATGCAGTTTATTCTGGAAATGGCCCGCAACACTCAGCAGGACCCACGAGGCTGCTTCCGTCAGTTCTTTCAGAAAGCCAAA gcaggGCAGGAGGGATACTTGGACGTCTTCCACACAGAGCTCGAAGCCTTCAAGCACAGAGTTAAAGAGTataccatgaaatcaaaaggAGAAACCCAAAAGGATCCAGTACATCAAAATACATCACCAGGCTATCGTCTTGACCCCAAGGAGGTTTTGGAGTCTTTGCCACCG GAGCTGAAAACATGCATCCAGATGCAAGATATGCAGATTCTTCAGAATGTGCTGAGCAACATGAACCCACAG GTAGCAGAATACCACGTGAAACGATGCCTGGAGGCAGGACTTTGGACGAATATACCACGATCCTCCAAAGAGGAGAGTTCAGAAACAGACGAGTGGAGAATGATGGAGACCTAG
- the cdc37l1 gene encoding hsp90 co-chaperone Cdc37-like 1 isoform X3 codes for MASLCLSQQRCVKASIASQWQLAEAQDQLCGLELHSSESVEQEHARALASSAELSQIEQEWRHKERMLGRSPTLCPEVSRDVFDKSIINISQSWPNESDHDKNLGFNQRNEELLKHFGMLRRWDDSQRFLAEYHHLICEETANYLILWCFRLQAEQKEALMEQVAHQAVVMQFILEMARNTQQDPRGCFRQFFQKAKAGQEGYLDVFHTELEAFKHRVKEYTMKSKGETQKDPVHQNTSPGYRLDPKEVLESLPPELKTCIQMQDMQILQNVLSNMNPQVAEYHVKRCLEAGLWTNIPRSSKEESSETDEWRMMET; via the exons ATGGCGTCTCTGTGCCTGAGTCAGCAGCGCTGTGTGAAGGCCTCTATCGCGTCCCAGTGGCAGCTGGCAGAAGCGCAGGACCAGCTCTGCGGTTTGGAGCTTCACAGCTCAGAATCTGTCGAGCAGGAGCATGCCAGAGCCCTGGCCTCCTCTGCTGAGCTTTCACAGATCGAACAGGAGTGGAGACATAAAGAGAGGATGCTGGGAAGGAGTCCCACTCTGTGTCCGGAGGTCAGCCGTGATGTATTTGACAAG AGTATCATAAACATTTCACAGTCTTGGCCTAATGAATCTGATCACGATAAGAACTTAGGCTTCAACCAGCGTAATGAAGAACTCTTGAAACATTTTG GGATGTTGAGGAGGTGGGATGATAGTCAGCGCTTTCTAGCAGAGTACCACCATCTCATCTGTGAAGAAACGGCCAATTACCTGATCCTGTGGTGCTTCCGTCTACAGGCAGAGCAA AAAGAGGCCTTAATGGAGCAGGTGGCTCATCAGGCAGTCGTCATGCAGTTTATTCTGGAAATGGCCCGCAACACTCAGCAGGACCCACGAGGCTGCTTCCGTCAGTTCTTTCAGAAAGCCAAA gcaggGCAGGAGGGATACTTGGACGTCTTCCACACAGAGCTCGAAGCCTTCAAGCACAGAGTTAAAGAGTataccatgaaatcaaaaggAGAAACCCAAAAGGATCCAGTACATCAAAATACATCACCAGGCTATCGTCTTGACCCCAAGGAGGTTTTGGAGTCTTTGCCACCG GAGCTGAAAACATGCATCCAGATGCAAGATATGCAGATTCTTCAGAATGTGCTGAGCAACATGAACCCACAG GTAGCAGAATACCACGTGAAACGATGCCTGGAGGCAGGACTTTGGACGAATATACCACGATCCTCCAAAGAGGAGAGTTCAGAAACAGACGAGTGGAGAATGATGGAGACCTAG